The following proteins are encoded in a genomic region of Pelodictyon phaeoclathratiforme BU-1:
- a CDS encoding response regulator transcription factor — translation MQEPLILVVEDDPNLAKLLEYNLNRAGYKSHLSGTAEDALEQLSRKSFDLVLLDVMLPGMDGFELCRIIRQHQLYKDLPIIMVTAKGEEIDRILGFELGIDDYVVKPFSPRELNLRIRAILKRDRRQGGKIEELLKAGDLEIDLVRHIVTLDGKELVVTLMEFKLLVALLKRKGEAQSRERLLSDVWDVDKSINTRTIDTHITRIREKLGETGRMIKTVRGLGYKFEEKESDDHAE, via the coding sequence ATGCAGGAACCATTGATTCTTGTTGTTGAAGATGATCCAAATCTTGCAAAATTGCTGGAATACAATCTCAACAGGGCTGGCTATAAATCTCATCTTTCCGGCACAGCCGAAGATGCTCTTGAGCAACTGTCACGAAAAAGCTTTGACCTGGTGCTTCTTGACGTCATGCTGCCGGGAATGGACGGTTTCGAGCTCTGCCGGATCATCCGACAGCATCAACTCTACAAGGATCTTCCAATCATCATGGTGACGGCCAAAGGTGAAGAGATAGATCGAATCCTTGGCTTTGAGCTCGGCATTGACGACTATGTTGTAAAACCCTTCAGCCCCCGTGAACTGAACCTTCGTATACGGGCAATCCTTAAGCGGGATCGCCGTCAAGGAGGTAAAATAGAAGAGCTGCTCAAAGCCGGAGATCTTGAAATCGATCTGGTACGGCACATCGTGACGCTTGATGGCAAGGAGCTGGTGGTCACCCTTATGGAGTTCAAACTTCTGGTTGCGCTCCTCAAAAGAAAGGGCGAAGCGCAATCAAGGGAGAGGCTGCTCAGCGATGTCTGGGATGTCGACAAAAGTATCAACACCAGAACCATCGACACACACATTACGAGAATCCGCGAAAAGCTTGGCGAAACTGGCCGTATGATTAAAACGGTGCGGGGACTTGGTTATAAATTTGAGGAAAAAGAGAGTGACGATCATGCTGAATAA
- a CDS encoding sensor histidine kinase — MLNKLSVKLALVIGMIVFCSVVVSYLTARHQVTESVVMATKQGLYRDLLLNKEMIEQKPRQWQTSEQVNIWAKQVARTLEVRVTLIDLDGMVISDSSLPPSKIALMENHKERPEVKNALENGYGENTRYSQTVKEYQLYMAVPVGLPKPYAILRFSKPLYDIGFFDTGIRQEITPSLFLALFLSLIAGFLAAFFLARPIRTLAFTAQKRIHGDISGSITLHRKDETGVIARALNVMTDEIRKLQHREEWLRAVFSGIREAIIVTDATGDITMVNPAASRMFRINGSMFKPRPLSHLSDSKLQELFARVHSTRVTLHKEELSLMTTKGARIMQISSMPLTKEELFTGTVFVLNDITKLRNLEKIRRDFVASVSHELRTPLTVITGYTETLLDGAMHEPEHATAFLQTILLATEQLTALVNDVLDLSRIESGQIEYTFSAVDLKRMVQKSVDLLKPALDKKQIRLDIHIPDGLPTVYADPRYLDIVVRNLLDNAIKYVDDQNGKIRITAFKSDDHLRLEIEDNGIGIAKSDLGRIFERFYRVDKARSRERGGTGLGLAIVKHIVMAHKGNIDVRSRVNLGSVFTLMLRTEWVDEEGSPLKQNPQTTQDPL; from the coding sequence ATGCTGAATAAGCTCTCTGTAAAGCTCGCTCTTGTTATCGGAATGATTGTTTTTTGTTCTGTTGTCGTCAGCTATCTCACCGCCAGGCATCAGGTAACGGAGAGTGTGGTCATGGCAACAAAACAAGGGCTCTACAGAGATCTTCTGCTCAACAAAGAGATGATTGAGCAGAAACCTCGACAATGGCAGACAAGCGAACAGGTTAACATCTGGGCAAAACAGGTTGCGCGTACACTTGAGGTCAGGGTAACCCTGATTGATCTTGATGGAATGGTTATTTCCGACTCCTCCCTCCCGCCGAGCAAGATTGCCTTGATGGAAAACCACAAGGAGAGACCGGAAGTCAAGAACGCACTTGAAAATGGTTACGGCGAAAATACCCGATACAGTCAGACAGTGAAAGAGTACCAGCTCTATATGGCCGTTCCCGTCGGATTGCCGAAACCTTACGCCATTCTTCGATTCAGCAAGCCACTCTACGATATCGGTTTTTTCGATACCGGAATTCGACAGGAAATAACGCCGAGCCTCTTTCTGGCTCTTTTTTTATCCCTTATCGCAGGTTTTCTTGCAGCGTTTTTTCTTGCCCGTCCGATCCGAACTCTTGCATTCACCGCTCAGAAACGGATTCATGGCGACATTTCAGGCTCCATAACACTCCATCGCAAAGATGAAACAGGAGTGATTGCACGCGCACTGAATGTCATGACGGATGAAATCAGAAAACTACAACACCGCGAAGAGTGGCTCAGGGCTGTTTTTTCCGGTATCCGTGAGGCTATCATTGTCACTGATGCGACCGGTGATATCACTATGGTCAATCCTGCAGCTTCAAGAATGTTCCGCATTAATGGCTCCATGTTCAAGCCACGCCCACTCAGCCACCTGTCAGACAGCAAGCTTCAGGAGCTTTTTGCAAGGGTTCACAGCACCCGAGTCACCTTGCACAAGGAAGAGTTATCGCTCATGACCACAAAAGGAGCCCGCATAATGCAGATCAGCTCCATGCCGCTCACAAAAGAGGAGTTGTTCACAGGAACGGTGTTTGTTCTGAACGACATCACCAAACTTCGTAACCTTGAAAAAATACGACGGGATTTCGTGGCCAGTGTTTCACACGAGTTGCGTACGCCGCTCACCGTCATTACAGGCTACACCGAGACACTGCTTGACGGGGCCATGCATGAGCCCGAACACGCGACTGCTTTCCTGCAAACTATTTTGCTGGCAACCGAACAGCTCACCGCACTTGTCAATGATGTGCTCGACCTCTCCAGAATTGAGTCGGGACAAATTGAATATACCTTCAGTGCGGTCGATCTGAAACGTATGGTTCAAAAATCGGTTGACCTTCTGAAACCCGCACTTGATAAAAAGCAGATCCGCCTCGACATCCATATCCCCGATGGGCTGCCAACGGTTTATGCCGATCCCCGCTATCTCGACATTGTTGTCCGCAATCTCCTCGACAACGCCATCAAATATGTTGATGACCAGAATGGAAAAATCAGAATTACAGCCTTCAAAAGTGACGACCACCTCCGGCTGGAAATCGAAGATAACGGAATCGGTATAGCAAAATCCGATCTTGGACGGATCTTTGAGCGCTTCTACCGTGTCGACAAGGCACGATCACGAGAGCGTGGAGGAACAGGTCTCGGACTTGCTATTGTCAAACATATCGTTATGGCACACAAAGGCAACATCGATGTACGATCGAGGGTTAACCTTGGCTCGGTGTTCACTCTGATGTTGAGGACTGAATGGGTGGATGAGGAGGGCTCTCCATTAAAACAGAATCCTCAGACAACTCAGGATCCTCTATGA
- a CDS encoding glycosyltransferase, which produces MRETSWDIDCVIIGVNCEKTIERCLRSILASSYPGHLLHIYYCDGGSTDSSIAIARRFAQVRVFELNAEYPTPGAGRNQGWKNSSSPFVQFLDSDTILDSLWLSKAAEAMNDNRIGAVFGLRQEIHPERSVYNWIGNLEWNGPAGESDCFGGDVCIRRSALEKTDGYDETLVGGEDPELSRRIIRAGWHLIRLNAPMTMHDLAMTTVKQYMRRSFRSGYAYGAVRSREAAVKSSFWKYDFQKIVIKSGGFFCSTALSLLLMLSPLPVIVKIAALFLPLIGLSLLLSPRLFKVEKFMQEHHLNNKEAKIYGWHCSMVVLPQFFGIIRFYVGKLFNKPLKNKRRNLKTALSTAGS; this is translated from the coding sequence ATGAGAGAAACGTCTTGGGATATTGACTGCGTTATCATCGGAGTCAACTGCGAAAAAACAATTGAACGCTGTCTCCGCTCAATTCTCGCGAGCAGCTACCCTGGCCATCTTTTGCACATCTACTATTGTGACGGAGGTTCAACCGATTCGAGTATTGCCATTGCTCGTCGTTTTGCCCAGGTAAGGGTATTTGAACTGAATGCTGAATACCCGACTCCCGGAGCCGGACGAAATCAGGGCTGGAAAAACAGTAGCTCCCCCTTTGTTCAGTTTTTGGATTCCGATACCATTCTTGACAGCCTGTGGCTGAGCAAAGCCGCTGAAGCGATGAACGACAACCGCATCGGTGCGGTTTTTGGCCTGCGTCAGGAGATTCATCCGGAACGCTCCGTTTATAACTGGATTGGCAACCTTGAATGGAATGGACCTGCAGGAGAATCTGACTGCTTTGGAGGTGATGTTTGCATCCGCCGTTCCGCCCTTGAAAAAACAGACGGCTATGATGAAACCCTTGTCGGCGGAGAAGACCCTGAACTGAGCCGGCGGATTATCCGGGCCGGGTGGCACCTTATCCGCCTCAATGCTCCAATGACGATGCATGACCTGGCCATGACAACCGTAAAACAGTACATGCGCCGCTCATTTCGATCAGGCTATGCCTATGGGGCAGTAAGAAGCCGTGAAGCCGCAGTGAAAAGCAGCTTCTGGAAATATGACTTCCAGAAAATAGTCATTAAATCCGGCGGTTTTTTCTGTAGTACGGCTCTTTCCCTGTTGCTCATGCTATCCCCGCTACCAGTCATCGTAAAAATAGCAGCCCTGTTTTTACCTCTCATCGGACTAAGCCTGCTGCTTTCACCCCGGCTCTTCAAAGTAGAGAAGTTCATGCAGGAACACCACCTGAACAACAAAGAGGCAAAAATATATGGCTGGCACTGTTCAATGGTAGTTCTTCCCCAGTTTTTCGGAATCATTCGTTTTTATGTCGGGAAACTTTTCAATAAACCCCTTAAAAACAAGCGCCGCAATCTCAAAACAGCTCTTTCAACTGCCGGAAGCTGA
- a CDS encoding glycosyltransferase family 2 protein, whose translation MIIAELILKGMLVVLALPAAYLLLSTVAAYFFKKESSQENRFLNIGVLIPAHNEENGIAQAVTDVLASNYPTEKITIFVVADNCTDRTAEKARQAGALVFERFDEVSRGKGQALDWFLKNCKESYRHTDAITVIDADVSADSNYLREISASLSQPGIQVIQGYNGVGNPEAGWRPALIDAAFNVFNHLRMAGSVKLSGTAGLKGIGMAFRTELLARYGWPCHSIVEDMEFTFLLLEDGISVHYNPDAIVRSEMVTAGKNASTQRSRWEGGRFMLVRKMSAPLFRLFATTKDRRYLFALAELTVPPLSLLVILFSLATAGAFLLLKGGWLLLALSFWLILLFYVASGQIQRHAPLSTWFYLAAAPIYILWKIPLYAAMLLKKGSSEWVRTARESEQKKS comes from the coding sequence ATGATAATCGCAGAACTCATTCTGAAAGGCATGCTTGTCGTTCTGGCTCTTCCAGCCGCTTATCTGCTGCTGAGCACGGTTGCTGCATACTTTTTTAAAAAAGAGAGCTCCCAGGAAAACCGCTTTCTCAATATCGGGGTACTGATTCCTGCCCATAACGAAGAAAATGGAATTGCCCAGGCCGTTACCGATGTCCTTGCCTCCAATTATCCGACCGAGAAGATCACCATCTTCGTTGTTGCCGACAATTGCACTGACCGCACCGCCGAAAAAGCCCGTCAAGCTGGTGCACTTGTTTTCGAGCGTTTCGACGAGGTCAGCAGGGGAAAAGGCCAGGCTCTCGACTGGTTCCTGAAAAACTGCAAAGAGAGTTATCGCCATACCGATGCCATCACCGTTATCGACGCCGATGTTTCTGCCGACAGCAATTACCTTCGTGAAATCAGCGCATCTCTCAGCCAGCCCGGCATTCAGGTCATCCAGGGATACAATGGTGTCGGCAACCCGGAGGCAGGATGGCGACCAGCCTTGATTGATGCGGCATTTAACGTCTTCAACCATCTGCGCATGGCCGGATCGGTAAAATTATCGGGAACTGCCGGACTGAAAGGCATTGGCATGGCGTTCCGTACCGAACTGCTTGCACGATACGGATGGCCCTGCCACTCGATTGTTGAAGATATGGAGTTCACCTTTCTCCTGCTTGAAGATGGTATCAGCGTGCACTACAACCCTGATGCCATTGTGCGCAGCGAGATGGTCACCGCTGGCAAAAATGCCTCAACCCAGAGAAGCCGCTGGGAGGGCGGACGATTCATGCTTGTACGGAAGATGAGCGCTCCCCTGTTCAGACTTTTTGCCACAACAAAGGATCGTCGCTACCTCTTTGCTCTTGCCGAACTCACCGTTCCGCCGCTCTCACTGCTGGTCATCCTCTTCAGCCTTGCCACGGCAGGCGCCTTTCTGCTGCTCAAGGGTGGCTGGCTCCTGCTCGCCCTCTCCTTCTGGCTGATCCTGCTCTTCTACGTTGCCTCAGGGCAGATCCAGCGCCATGCGCCACTCTCAACCTGGTTCTATCTTGCGGCCGCGCCAATCTATATCCTGTGGAAAATACCGCTCTACGCAGCAATGCTGCTCAAGAAAGGCAGCTCGGAATGGGTCAGGACAGCAAGAGAGTCGGAACAGAAGAAGAGCTGA
- a CDS encoding type II toxin-antitoxin system RelE/ParE family toxin has translation MKKVVFLRYAKHELDDATHFYDMEFIGLGHSFKEEVKKAISRIAEYPEAWPVVRGDIRKYLIHKFPYNLLYSIEKEHIVVVAVAHQHRKPDYWIDRT, from the coding sequence ATGAAAAAGGTTGTTTTTTTAAGATATGCGAAGCATGAACTGGATGATGCAACGCATTTTTATGACATGGAATTCATTGGTCTTGGTCATAGCTTCAAGGAAGAGGTAAAAAAGGCGATATCAAGAATTGCTGAATACCCTGAAGCATGGCCTGTGGTGCGAGGTGATATCAGAAAATATCTGATTCATAAGTTCCCGTATAACTTGCTTTATTCTATTGAAAAAGAACATATCGTTGTCGTGGCGGTTGCACATCAGCACCGAAAACCTGATTATTGGATTGATCGGACGTAA
- a CDS encoding addiction module protein codes for MGNKEILEQALTLKPVDRLMIIDGLLRSLDEPDAKIDELWAEEAENRLKAYREGRIEGISLDEVFMTR; via the coding sequence ATGGGTAATAAAGAGATACTTGAGCAGGCGCTGACCCTCAAGCCGGTAGATCGGCTGATGATTATTGATGGGTTATTGCGAAGTCTTGACGAGCCTGATGCAAAGATCGATGAACTATGGGCTGAAGAGGCAGAGAATCGTCTCAAGGCTTACAGGGAGGGACGGATTGAAGGCATTTCTTTGGATGAAGTGTTCATGACGAGATGA
- a CDS encoding DUF433 domain-containing protein yields the protein MTDWQKRITINPEQCGGRPCIRGLRIRVIDILDLLAAGLSSEEILDELPDLEKDDIQAALKYASRKLDHPVIAA from the coding sequence ATGACTGACTGGCAAAAACGGATCACGATTAACCCCGAACAATGTGGTGGAAGACCATGTATTCGGGGATTGCGTATAAGGGTAATTGATATCCTTGACCTGCTGGCGGCTGGTCTCAGCTCTGAAGAAATTCTGGATGAACTACCCGATCTCGAAAAAGATGATATTCAGGCTGCGCTGAAATATGCAAGCCGCAAACTCGATCATCCTGTCATTGCGGCATGA
- a CDS encoding DUF5615 family PIN-like protein: protein MIIWIDAQLSPSIAAWINRSYPNIQAQSLRSLDLQRADDLAIFDAAKHTEAVIKSKDSDFLKLVDQFGTPPQIIWITCGNTSNNRMRAVLEKSLEKAVELIRSGEPIVEIGDKA, encoded by the coding sequence ATGATCATCTGGATTGATGCACAACTATCCCCCTCTATTGCTGCATGGATCAACCGCAGCTATCCGAATATTCAGGCACAATCACTGAGGTCTCTCGATCTTCAGCGAGCGGATGATCTTGCCATATTTGATGCCGCAAAACATACCGAAGCAGTGATCAAGAGTAAAGATTCGGATTTCCTGAAACTTGTCGATCAGTTCGGCACGCCGCCTCAAATCATCTGGATCACTTGTGGTAACACCTCGAACAACAGAATGAGAGCTGTTCTTGAAAAATCTCTTGAAAAGGCTGTGGAATTGATACGTTCAGGCGAGCCGATCGTGGAAATCGGTGACAAAGCCTGA
- a CDS encoding tetratricopeptide repeat protein, translated as MTDIKNQFNGGTFNDPKFIYGGKTINKYLGTIPFIPQVFQGREEDLEAIHDKLFNGNNLLLLVNGEGGIGKTTLASKYYQTYHEEYAHLAWVFAEKSLHDAILTLAYPLQVTFSERMTEEERLQTLLCEMAELKKPCLLVIDNANSLDDLASHCHALNACSNFHLLLTTRITEFEHAEIHAIKPLDEKNAITLFARLYPNHNRKEDNLLQNILEAVGYNTLVIELLAKNLGNFNNKLRQRYTLSDLLSDLQKKGLFGLSQSGSVSIAYHGDGLGLRKEKPEAILAAMYDLSDLEETEKTILSVFAVLPAEPIGFTTLEELLPGFDNLDITLLNLAKKGWLEFNSTTNSFKCNPVVQEVTRIQNKDELFEDCEVLITTLAEKLEYEPGTGHLPNISYDNGTLYTRYAESAYHYTALLRKKEITSPLLERIGNFYKTTGNLDKALTFFDERSRLGKELYEAYPQNVSFKNGLAISYEKLGDTHSALGNLDKALTFFDDETRLFEELYEAYPQNVSFKNGLAISYEKLGDTHSALGNLDKALTFFDERSRLGKELYEAYPQNVSFKNGLAISYSKLGETHSALGNLDKALTFFDDETRLFEELYEAYPQNVSFKNGLAISYEKLGDTHSALGNLDKALTFFDERSRLGKELYEAYPQNVSFKNGLAISYSKLGETHSALGNLDKALTFFDERSRLGKELYEAYPQNVSFKNGLAISYEKLGDTHSALGNLDKALTFFDERSRLGKELYEAYPQNVSFKNGLAISYVKLGVFNRDERSDAAKARRYFEQAEALWAELVKSYPSYAEFQRNWSWIKDNLHNL; from the coding sequence ATGACTGATATCAAAAATCAATTCAATGGCGGGACATTTAATGATCCGAAATTTATCTATGGTGGTAAGACGATCAATAAATACCTCGGGACAATACCCTTCATTCCGCAAGTTTTCCAAGGGCGAGAAGAAGACCTTGAAGCCATTCACGACAAACTCTTCAATGGCAACAATCTGCTGCTGCTGGTCAATGGAGAGGGCGGAATCGGCAAAACAACCCTGGCATCAAAGTACTATCAGACATATCATGAAGAGTACGCTCATTTAGCCTGGGTTTTCGCTGAAAAAAGTCTGCATGATGCCATTCTCACCCTTGCATATCCTTTGCAGGTTACCTTCTCCGAGAGAATGACGGAAGAGGAGCGGCTTCAGACGCTGCTTTGCGAAATGGCAGAACTGAAAAAGCCCTGCCTGCTGGTAATTGATAACGCCAACAGCCTTGATGATCTTGCATCGCATTGCCACGCGCTCAATGCCTGCTCTAATTTTCATCTTCTGCTTACGACGCGAATCACTGAGTTTGAACATGCAGAGATACATGCAATCAAGCCGCTTGATGAAAAAAATGCCATAACGCTTTTTGCAAGACTTTACCCAAACCATAATCGTAAAGAGGATAACCTGCTTCAGAATATTTTGGAGGCGGTCGGCTACAACACGCTCGTTATCGAACTGCTTGCAAAAAATCTTGGCAACTTCAATAACAAGCTTCGCCAGCGATATACGCTAAGCGATTTGCTCAGTGACCTGCAAAAAAAGGGGCTGTTCGGGCTGAGCCAGAGTGGCTCCGTCAGCATTGCCTATCACGGTGACGGGCTTGGCCTGCGCAAGGAGAAGCCGGAAGCTATTCTTGCGGCAATGTACGACCTCAGCGACCTTGAAGAGACTGAAAAAACGATACTCTCGGTTTTTGCAGTGCTACCGGCTGAACCAATAGGCTTTACAACACTTGAAGAGCTGCTTCCCGGTTTCGACAATCTCGATATCACCCTGCTGAACCTGGCAAAAAAAGGATGGCTCGAATTTAATAGCACAACCAACAGCTTCAAGTGCAACCCTGTTGTGCAGGAAGTTACTCGAATCCAAAATAAGGATGAGCTTTTTGAGGATTGCGAAGTGCTGATCACCACGCTCGCCGAAAAGCTTGAGTATGAACCCGGAACTGGCCATTTGCCAAATATCAGCTATGACAACGGAACCCTTTATACGAGATACGCTGAAAGCGCATATCATTATACTGCATTATTACGCAAAAAAGAAATAACAAGCCCATTGTTGGAGCGCATCGGGAATTTTTATAAAACAACAGGCAATCTCGACAAAGCACTGACTTTCTTTGACGAACGATCCCGTTTAGGTAAAGAACTCTATGAGGCTTATCCGCAAAATGTCTCCTTCAAAAATGGGCTCGCCATTTCGTATGAAAAACTCGGCGATACTCACTCCGCTCTCGGCAATCTCGACAAAGCACTGACTTTCTTTGACGATGAAACCCGATTATTTGAAGAGCTCTATGAGGCTTATCCGCAAAATGTCTCCTTCAAAAATGGGCTCGCCATTTCGTATGAAAAACTCGGCGATACTCACTCCGCTCTCGGCAATCTCGACAAAGCACTGACTTTCTTTGACGAACGATCCCGTTTAGGTAAAGAGCTCTATGAGGCTTATCCGCAAAATGTCTCCTTCAAAAATGGGCTCGCCATTTCGTATTCTAAACTCGGCGAAACTCACTCCGCTCTCGGCAATCTCGACAAAGCACTGACTTTCTTTGACGATGAAACCCGATTATTTGAAGAGCTCTATGAGGCTTATCCGCAAAATGTCTCCTTCAAAAATGGGCTCGCCATTTCGTATGAAAAACTCGGCGATACTCACTCCGCTCTCGGCAATCTCGACAAAGCACTGACTTTCTTTGACGAACGATCCCGTTTAGGTAAAGAGCTCTATGAGGCTTATCCGCAAAATGTCTCCTTCAAAAATGGGCTCGCCATTTCGTATTCTAAACTCGGCGAAACTCACTCCGCTCTCGGCAATCTCGACAAAGCACTGACTTTCTTTGACGAACGATCCCGTTTAGGTAAAGAGCTCTATGAGGCTTATCCGCAAAATGTCTCCTTCAAAAATGGGCTCGCCATTTCGTATGAAAAACTCGGCGATACTCACTCCGCTCTCGGCAATCTCGACAAAGCACTGACTTTCTTTGACGAACGATCCCGTTTAGGTAAAGAACTCTATGAGGCTTATCCGCAAAATGTCTCCTTCAAAAATGGGCTCGCCATTTCGTATGTGAAGTTAGGCGTTTTCAACCGCGATGAACGCAGCGATGCAGCAAAAGCTCGCCGGTACTTTGAGCAGGCAGAGGCGTTATGGGCTGAACTGGTGAAAAGTTATCCCTCTTATGCTGAATTTCAACGGAACTGGTCATGGATAAAGGATAACCTGCACAACTTGTAA
- a CDS encoding BrnT family toxin, with protein MLSFEWNSQKAFSNEQKHGISFDEASTVFGDTLSLTLHDPLHSENEDRFVVIGRSHKNRILTVVHTERGDILRIISARKATKNERLQYESHAE; from the coding sequence ATGCTATCGTTTGAGTGGAATAGTCAAAAGGCGTTCAGCAATGAACAAAAACATGGAATTTCTTTCGATGAGGCCAGTACAGTTTTTGGAGACACTCTTTCACTGACACTCCACGACCCCCTTCATTCTGAAAATGAGGATCGGTTTGTGGTCATTGGGAGATCTCATAAAAACCGTATATTAACTGTCGTTCATACGGAGCGGGGAGATATACTTCGAATAATCAGTGCCAGAAAGGCGACGAAAAACGAGAGGTTACAGTATGAAAGTCATGCAGAATGA
- the brnA gene encoding type II toxin-antitoxin system BrnA family antitoxin, with protein MKTEEFDKQFDDGADITNFLDLSKAKRIKQQHKRVDVDFPVRMIDSLDKEATCLGVSRQSVIKVWLGERLQQQKA; from the coding sequence ATGAAAACAGAGGAATTTGACAAGCAATTTGATGATGGTGCAGATATCACCAATTTCCTTGACCTGAGCAAGGCGAAAAGGATAAAACAACAGCACAAAAGGGTGGATGTTGATTTCCCTGTCAGGATGATTGACTCACTCGATAAAGAGGCAACCTGTCTTGGCGTATCGCGTCAGTCTGTGATTAAAGTTTGGCTCGGAGAACGTCTTCAACAACAGAAGGCGTGA
- a CDS encoding GNAT family N-acetyltransferase, protein MSTRFSIEKPRSDHDRADFDCGSKELNRFLVRYALVNQQACSSQTYVGLADLSIVGFYTLAVGQVNYEDSPQRLIRGVARHPVPIMLLARLAVSNKWQKRGIGAGLLKDAMRRTMQAADIAGIRAFAVHAKDEAAQEFYAHFDFIPSPTDPYHMFLLLKDIRRMIGE, encoded by the coding sequence ATGTCAACGCGCTTCTCCATTGAAAAGCCACGCAGTGATCATGATAGAGCAGATTTTGATTGCGGCAGCAAGGAACTAAACCGGTTCCTTGTTCGCTATGCTCTGGTCAATCAACAGGCTTGTTCATCGCAAACCTATGTCGGGCTGGCAGACCTTTCGATTGTCGGCTTCTATACACTTGCCGTTGGTCAGGTAAATTATGAAGATTCGCCACAACGCCTCATCAGGGGAGTCGCGCGACATCCGGTTCCAATCATGTTGCTGGCACGTCTGGCTGTGAGCAACAAATGGCAGAAGCGCGGGATTGGCGCTGGCCTTTTGAAAGACGCAATGCGACGAACTATGCAAGCCGCTGATATTGCAGGTATCCGAGCCTTCGCTGTCCACGCCAAAGATGAGGCTGCGCAGGAATTTTATGCGCATTTTGATTTTATCCCCTCACCGACCGACCCATATCATATGTTTCTGTTACTCAAAGATATTCGTCGGATGATTGGTGAGTAG
- a CDS encoding type II toxin-antitoxin system TacA family antitoxin, with translation MTTQAAKTEKLDLRLSQQAKQVLRSAAIASNRTLSEFVLESALSRAEETLADRRSFSLDVTQWTAFIAALDASPRELPRLKKLFQEQSIFEK, from the coding sequence ATGACAACACAAGCTGCCAAAACCGAAAAACTTGATCTTCGCCTGTCACAGCAGGCCAAGCAGGTGTTACGCAGCGCTGCAATTGCTTCAAATCGCACATTAAGTGAATTTGTGCTGGAGAGCGCTCTTTCTCGTGCAGAAGAGACGTTGGCCGATCGCCGTTCTTTTAGCCTTGATGTAACGCAATGGACGGCATTTATAGCAGCGCTTGATGCCTCTCCACGCGAGTTGCCAAGGCTCAAGAAGCTTTTTCAGGAGCAGAGTATTTTCGAAAAGTAA
- a CDS encoding type II toxin-antitoxin system VapC family toxin — translation MIVLDTHIWLWWVNRDTGNLAQCRIEQIENADIVAVSAISCFEVAWLEHHGRIALPAGKSDWFEKALDGSGIKLLPVTPEISCTAVELSEHHSDPQDRIIIATALVHNASLMSSDRKFSGYVELENRLL, via the coding sequence ATGATTGTTCTTGATACTCATATATGGCTTTGGTGGGTGAACAGGGATACTGGTAATCTTGCTCAGTGTCGAATCGAACAGATCGAAAATGCTGATATCGTCGCTGTATCGGCAATAAGCTGTTTTGAAGTGGCTTGGTTGGAGCATCACGGACGTATTGCTTTACCTGCTGGAAAAAGTGATTGGTTTGAAAAAGCGCTTGATGGATCAGGTATAAAATTGCTACCCGTTACTCCTGAAATTTCCTGTACAGCGGTTGAGTTGTCTGAGCACCACAGTGATCCTCAGGATAGAATAATCATTGCAACAGCTCTCGTGCATAATGCGAGTCTTATGTCCTCTGATCGAAAATTCAGCGGTTATGTAGAGCTGGAGAACAGGTTGCTATAG
- a CDS encoding UPF0175 family protein, whose product MIFVSTLSQRRGYLMQIAVDLPNDFVAFQAVPDIRQEIRISYALWLYQQGRVTLGKAAELAGCNIYDFMSICKTNRQPVIDSTRDELLEELNGFSQS is encoded by the coding sequence ATGATTTTTGTATCAACTTTATCACAAAGAAGAGGGTATCTTATGCAAATAGCCGTTGATTTACCCAATGATTTTGTTGCATTTCAGGCAGTGCCCGACATTCGGCAAGAAATTCGAATCTCCTATGCTCTCTGGCTCTATCAGCAAGGAAGGGTTACGCTGGGTAAGGCGGCGGAGTTGGCGGGTTGCAATATTTATGATTTTATGAGTATCTGCAAAACCAATCGACAACCTGTCATCGATAGTACGCGAGATGAGTTGCTTGAAGAACTCAATGGCTTTTCTCAATCATGA